A stretch of the Candidatus Jettenia sp. AMX2 genome encodes the following:
- a CDS encoding AsmA-like C-terminal region-containing protein, translating to MKKKVLIVAIIAAVILCIFLSGYIILRRTISGDAVKSRLLSMTKDFGEAEIDYAKVSLLEGLIIRNFSFTGTSEEVQGKSVKIPKIVLKHSLQSLFKGKLTMKSAVIISPELTIEEPSEIWSLLNTIKEHFDKMEMPPYVDIMQDGVTIRDLKVHIKGNKQTNSPEIRLSGINIFFQPFAGTFENIIAEGNIDDEFLGNYFFSMRLYPGVPRLDIAIHATNLMLNEVFFTKFPYLGNMLWADYKPVGKVALSCVANFDNKDNQKKMDYSINVGLNGIKGTYAEWPFLISDLSGTVLIDPDKLYLKDLVGYIMNGGNTSPVKLKGEFDLHSSKKTFYVMVPNLFVNQDILKNISGIGEQVWLQAQPEGFVDVTFQYNEGVEENGSYFLVVDCKGLEVKPQGLPFPLSYINGQFKMANNIILINNISGLIKCGDQSIVAKLHGVYDIESGRKIFNLHAPNVFITEAFLNGLSEKGIGTEIWQNLNPRGRVELIAHYQGFKEGENDDYLIEINLKDGKISIGEKRIPVWGIEGRVELDKQGLVTRHIHARCYEGYLEGDLSITRDADTYRYEGGLSITRANIKELAAAFIDTKKPLFGYLSGKIKYEGVGTDLSNFSAAGQLEVSDGYLSDVPILLHIFKFFNLGMPARDRFHSAKAQFDIKDGIVYLHKGGVFSDSIELTGQGKISLTGELDLTVVAGFDKGILVQIPIIGRLIDFVVGGVQKQLSMVEIKGEFSNPQIRSVPFRPITRTIRSIFDVLPEEELEISNTTDNK from the coding sequence ATGAAAAAAAAAGTACTTATCGTTGCAATCATAGCTGCTGTTATTTTATGTATATTTCTATCAGGATACATCATTCTCAGAAGAACAATATCTGGAGATGCAGTTAAAAGCCGGCTTTTAAGCATGACAAAAGATTTTGGAGAGGCAGAAATTGACTATGCTAAAGTGAGTCTGCTGGAAGGGCTTATAATTCGCAATTTCTCTTTTACCGGCACATCAGAAGAAGTACAGGGCAAATCTGTTAAAATTCCCAAGATTGTATTGAAACATAGCCTTCAAAGCCTTTTCAAAGGTAAGCTTACCATGAAGAGTGCTGTCATTATTTCACCGGAACTAACGATCGAAGAACCTTCAGAAATATGGTCCCTCTTAAATACGATAAAGGAACATTTTGATAAGATGGAAATGCCTCCATATGTGGATATAATGCAGGATGGCGTTACCATCAGGGATTTAAAAGTACACATCAAAGGGAATAAACAAACAAACAGTCCGGAAATTCGGCTGTCAGGCATTAACATCTTTTTTCAGCCCTTTGCAGGGACGTTTGAAAATATAATCGCCGAGGGAAACATAGATGATGAATTTTTAGGAAACTACTTTTTTTCGATGAGACTCTATCCCGGAGTTCCTCGCCTTGACATTGCAATACATGCTACGAACCTTATGCTGAATGAGGTATTTTTTACCAAATTTCCTTATCTTGGCAACATGCTTTGGGCGGATTATAAACCGGTCGGGAAAGTTGCTCTTTCCTGCGTAGCAAATTTTGATAATAAAGATAATCAGAAGAAAATGGATTACAGTATCAACGTCGGTCTTAACGGGATTAAGGGTACGTATGCAGAATGGCCATTTTTGATTTCCGATTTGAGTGGTACTGTACTAATAGACCCTGATAAATTATACCTCAAAGATCTTGTGGGCTATATCATGAACGGAGGGAATACCTCTCCGGTTAAACTAAAAGGCGAGTTTGACCTCCATAGTTCAAAAAAAACCTTTTATGTGATGGTTCCTAATTTATTTGTAAATCAGGATATTCTGAAAAATATATCCGGAATTGGTGAGCAGGTTTGGTTACAGGCACAGCCGGAGGGTTTTGTAGACGTAACTTTCCAGTATAACGAGGGAGTGGAGGAAAACGGTTCTTATTTTCTCGTGGTTGATTGTAAGGGTTTGGAAGTTAAGCCTCAGGGATTACCCTTTCCGCTATCCTATATTAATGGTCAGTTTAAGATGGCAAATAATATTATTTTAATTAACAATATCAGTGGTCTTATCAAATGTGGGGATCAGTCCATTGTCGCCAAACTGCATGGCGTTTATGATATAGAAAGCGGCCGGAAGATATTTAACCTCCATGCACCGAATGTGTTTATTACAGAGGCTTTTTTAAACGGCTTGTCAGAAAAAGGTATTGGTACGGAAATATGGCAGAATCTTAATCCAAGGGGCAGGGTAGAGCTGATCGCGCATTACCAGGGCTTTAAAGAAGGTGAGAACGACGATTATCTTATAGAGATCAACCTTAAAGACGGTAAGATTTCCATTGGGGAAAAAAGAATTCCTGTCTGGGGAATAGAAGGTAGGGTTGAGCTTGATAAACAGGGTCTCGTAACCAGGCATATTCATGCCAGATGCTATGAAGGATATCTGGAAGGGGATTTGTCTATTACCAGGGATGCGGATACATACCGGTATGAAGGGGGATTAAGTATTACAAGGGCTAATATTAAAGAACTGGCGGCTGCCTTTATTGATACAAAGAAGCCGTTGTTTGGTTACCTTTCTGGTAAGATTAAGTACGAGGGCGTTGGTACAGATCTCAGTAATTTTTCTGCTGCAGGGCAACTGGAAGTGAGTGATGGATATCTTTCCGACGTACCTATCCTTCTCCATATTTTCAAATTTTTTAATCTTGGTATGCCTGCCAGAGATCGTTTTCATAGTGCAAAAGCGCAATTTGATATAAAGGATGGGATTGTTTATTTACATAAAGGGGGGGTTTTCAGTGACTCCATTGAGCTTACCGGACAAGGAAAGATTAGCCTTACCGGAGAGCTAGACTTAACTGTCGTTGCGGGATTCGACAAGGGCATTCTGGTACAAATACCCATTATCGGAAGATTGATAGATTTTGTGGTTGGTGGCGTACAAAAACAACTGAGCATGGTGGAGATCAAAGGTGAATTTTCAAACCCGCAAATCCGTTCAGTACCCTTTAGGCCTATTACCAGAACGATTAGAAGTATATTTGATGTGCTACCAGAAGAAGAATTGGAAATTTCTAATACTACAGACAACAAATAA
- a CDS encoding HAD family hydrolase → MTENIPETFRAIIFDLDGTLLDTLDDLANAVNQVLKKCGFPVHPTDAYRYFAGDGITMLIHRALPENRRKEDIIHTCVQLFRKEYHENWDRKTKPYNGIADMLNMLTAYKVKMAILSNKPDDFTKRCVARFLPDWTFDMISGQNTMFPLKPHPAGALEIARGLNIPPSYFIYVGDTATDMKTALAAGMFPVGVLWGFRTKKELLENGARAIIKKPQDILNILKHQKEYPVDETIINTGIIKKT, encoded by the coding sequence ATGACTGAAAACATTCCCGAAACCTTCCGTGCCATAATCTTCGATCTTGACGGAACACTGCTTGATACGTTAGATGACCTGGCCAATGCAGTAAATCAAGTCCTCAAAAAATGCGGTTTCCCTGTTCATCCAACGGACGCTTACCGTTACTTTGCAGGTGACGGAATAACCATGCTCATTCATCGTGCACTACCAGAAAATAGGCGAAAAGAAGATATTATCCACACTTGCGTCCAATTGTTCCGCAAAGAGTATCATGAGAACTGGGATAGAAAGACGAAACCATACAATGGCATTGCAGATATGCTCAATATGCTTACGGCTTATAAGGTAAAAATGGCAATTTTATCCAATAAGCCCGACGATTTTACAAAGCGATGCGTCGCCAGGTTTTTACCGGATTGGACATTTGATATGATTTCTGGTCAGAACACCATGTTTCCGCTAAAACCTCATCCCGCCGGGGCATTGGAAATAGCAAGAGGTCTGAATATACCACCATCATATTTCATTTACGTCGGCGATACTGCAACCGATATGAAAACAGCCCTGGCTGCCGGAATGTTTCCCGTTGGAGTGCTATGGGGCTTCCGTACAAAAAAAGAACTATTGGAAAACGGGGCACGGGCAATCATTAAAAAGCCACAGGATATTTTAAATATCCTAAAGCATCAAAAGGAATACCCTGTTGATGAGACAATTATCAACACCGGGATTATTAAAAAAACTTAA
- a CDS encoding succinate dehydrogenase iron-sulfur subunit, with amino-acid sequence MKFRIYRFDSGNDKNPRYQNYTITANPTDRILDCLNRIKWEQDGTLGYRMSCGHGVCGSDAMKINGRCALACQKLVKDYQGAEVVLEPLPSYRVLKDLIVDLEPFFEKVRLLQPYLIPSSVHPEKEYQQSPDDSKKIDIAIRCILCACCMGACPVVNQNGQFLGPAPLVWAFRYIFDTRDNQYVERLKQVDYPDGVWACVNYYECTRSCPKDIPVTKYINMVKREIQKSNENS; translated from the coding sequence ATGAAATTCAGAATATACCGCTTTGATTCCGGGAATGATAAAAACCCCCGATACCAGAACTATACTATTACTGCAAATCCTACCGATCGCATATTAGATTGCCTCAACCGGATAAAATGGGAACAGGATGGGACACTTGGTTATCGAATGTCGTGCGGCCATGGGGTATGTGGTTCCGATGCCATGAAAATCAACGGTCGTTGTGCCCTTGCATGCCAAAAGCTGGTAAAAGATTATCAGGGGGCAGAAGTTGTTCTTGAGCCACTTCCCTCATACAGGGTGCTTAAGGATCTCATTGTAGATCTGGAACCGTTTTTTGAGAAAGTAAGACTTTTGCAGCCCTATTTAATTCCTTCATCGGTTCATCCGGAAAAAGAGTACCAGCAATCACCGGATGATAGTAAAAAAATCGATATTGCCATCAGATGCATCTTGTGTGCCTGTTGTATGGGCGCCTGTCCGGTAGTGAATCAAAACGGGCAGTTTTTAGGCCCGGCACCTCTTGTATGGGCATTCAGGTATATCTTCGATACACGCGATAATCAATACGTGGAACGGCTAAAACAAGTCGATTATCCCGATGGTGTCTGGGCATGCGTCAATTACTATGAATGTACGCGTTCATGCCCCAAAGATATTCCGGTTACAAAATACATTAATATGGTCAAAAGAGAGATACAGAAATCAAATGAAAATTCCTGA
- the sdhA gene encoding succinate dehydrogenase flavoprotein subunit: MEFKHDVVIVGAGIAGLRAAAEIAESVDVALISKVYPTRSHSGAAQGGIAGALGNEEPDSWEWHMYDTVKGGDFLVDQAAAEILAKEASQVIYELEHMGVPFNRTVTGKIAQRAFGGHTRNFGKAPVKRACHAADRTGRVIMDTLYFESLRKGIKVYNEFYLLDLLIRENKIAGLVAYELATGEVHVFHSRFVLLATGGFGKVFKTTSNCFANTGDGVFLAYRAGIPLQDMEFIQFHPTGIYSLGVLISEAARGEGGTLRNGQGERFMERYAPNLKDLAPRDMVSRAIAYEVREGRGIEGRDFIHLDLTHLGKEHLAEKLPEISSFVRIYLGIDPLKDLIPVQPTCHYMMGGIPTNLHGQVLDGNHRVIQGLYAAGECACVSVHGSNRLGCNSLLDLVVFGRRAGRRIVQELKDIDWIPLPDQSDKNTFEKFKHLKKRQDGEKSWVLRNEMQETMTAYCSVFRQKKNLEKALSIIQSLIERYGKVIIDDQRPSFNTDLMEAIELESLLNLSYVILISAIAREESRGAHFREDYPERDDRSWLKHTLLQKKGDGHRLFYKPVKITQIEPKPRVY, encoded by the coding sequence ATGGAATTTAAACACGATGTTGTAATAGTAGGTGCTGGAATTGCCGGCCTGAGGGCAGCTGCGGAAATCGCTGAAAGTGTTGATGTTGCCTTGATTAGCAAGGTTTATCCAACGCGTTCACATTCTGGTGCGGCCCAGGGAGGCATTGCCGGAGCCCTGGGGAATGAAGAACCTGACTCATGGGAATGGCATATGTATGATACGGTTAAAGGGGGAGATTTTCTGGTAGATCAGGCTGCTGCAGAAATCCTGGCGAAGGAAGCCTCTCAAGTAATTTATGAATTGGAGCATATGGGTGTTCCCTTTAACAGGACTGTTACCGGTAAAATTGCCCAGCGGGCATTCGGCGGCCACACCCGTAATTTTGGGAAGGCTCCGGTTAAGAGGGCTTGTCATGCAGCCGACAGGACCGGAAGGGTAATTATGGATACATTGTACTTTGAATCTCTCCGGAAAGGAATTAAGGTATATAATGAATTTTATCTTTTGGATTTGCTTATCAGAGAGAACAAGATTGCTGGTCTTGTAGCATATGAATTAGCTACCGGAGAAGTCCATGTCTTTCATTCACGTTTTGTCCTCCTGGCAACCGGTGGTTTTGGTAAGGTATTCAAGACTACTTCCAATTGTTTTGCAAATACAGGCGATGGAGTGTTCCTTGCTTACAGGGCTGGAATACCCCTTCAGGATATGGAGTTTATTCAATTCCATCCGACAGGGATTTATAGTCTGGGGGTACTTATTAGTGAAGCCGCAAGAGGTGAGGGAGGTACCCTCAGGAACGGACAGGGGGAGCGATTCATGGAAAGATATGCTCCAAACCTGAAGGACCTTGCTCCAAGAGATATGGTCAGTCGTGCGATTGCTTATGAGGTTCGGGAAGGCAGAGGGATCGAAGGCCGTGATTTTATTCATCTTGACCTGACTCATTTAGGGAAAGAACACTTGGCAGAGAAACTACCGGAGATTTCTTCGTTCGTTCGTATTTATCTGGGGATTGATCCGCTTAAAGATCTTATTCCTGTACAACCTACTTGCCATTATATGATGGGAGGAATCCCTACAAATCTCCATGGGCAGGTACTCGACGGGAATCACCGGGTGATTCAAGGACTTTATGCTGCAGGTGAATGTGCCTGTGTATCTGTGCACGGCTCTAACCGGCTAGGTTGTAATTCCCTTCTTGATCTGGTAGTATTCGGACGGAGGGCAGGCAGAAGAATAGTTCAGGAGTTAAAAGATATCGACTGGATCCCATTACCTGATCAATCAGATAAAAATACGTTTGAAAAGTTTAAGCATTTAAAGAAAAGGCAGGATGGGGAAAAATCATGGGTATTAAGGAATGAAATGCAGGAAACCATGACAGCCTATTGCTCGGTATTTCGCCAGAAGAAGAATCTGGAAAAGGCCCTCTCCATTATTCAATCCTTAATTGAGCGCTACGGAAAGGTTATCATAGATGACCAAAGGCCAAGTTTTAATACTGATCTTATGGAGGCTATTGAATTAGAATCCTTGCTTAACCTGTCATATGTAATTTTGATTTCAGCAATTGCAAGAGAAGAAAGCAGGGGTGCTCACTTCCGGGAAGACTATCCGGAAAGGGATGACCGGAGTTGGTTAAAACATACTTTATTACAGAAGAAGGGAGACGGCCACCGGCTCTTTTATAAACCAGTAAAAATTACGCAAATTGAACCAAAGCCAAGGGTTTATTAA
- a CDS encoding radical SAM protein has translation MQIGLIDRKGYVLTRSTLKCLSQVASINPTLGCVHQCIYCYARGYVMYPGDGKILVYGNMVEKLKKELSSRRKLPSYVFFSPTCDILQPIPKVRNLVYELMRILFECGIGVNILTKGSIPPQFLELFQKYKKLTHVQIGITTLKEDIQKKIEPYAATPSERIKNIERLCAVNILPEVKLDPLIPGVTDTRINLTGLFKTLQGFGISSASINYLFLRPQIKKNLYKGLENSTFLANILKHYKKAHPLNLLAERSHVVALNVQYRKRAYEQISEYAKAFGIDAYVCGCKNPDITEEPLCGTNWGKHFERASKQKQLFTTD, from the coding sequence ATGCAAATAGGATTAATAGACCGTAAAGGGTATGTTCTTACCAGATCCACCCTTAAATGTCTTAGCCAGGTCGCATCTATCAACCCGACCCTTGGATGTGTTCACCAATGTATCTATTGTTATGCAAGAGGGTATGTGATGTATCCCGGAGATGGGAAAATACTGGTTTATGGCAATATGGTGGAAAAACTCAAAAAAGAACTCTCCTCACGCCGGAAATTGCCTTCCTATGTATTTTTTAGCCCAACCTGTGATATTCTGCAACCAATACCCAAAGTACGCAATCTGGTATATGAGTTAATGCGTATATTATTTGAATGTGGTATTGGTGTAAATATCCTTACAAAGGGTAGTATTCCTCCACAGTTTTTGGAATTATTTCAAAAATATAAGAAATTAACCCATGTACAGATCGGTATTACCACTTTAAAGGAGGACATACAGAAGAAAATTGAGCCTTATGCTGCAACACCAAGCGAAAGAATAAAAAATATTGAACGGCTCTGCGCTGTAAATATCCTGCCGGAAGTGAAGTTAGACCCTTTAATTCCCGGGGTAACTGATACCCGGATAAATTTAACAGGTTTATTTAAGACACTGCAGGGATTTGGCATAAGTTCCGCAAGCATAAATTATTTGTTTTTAAGACCGCAAATAAAGAAGAATTTGTATAAAGGACTTGAAAATAGTACATTTCTGGCTAATATACTCAAACATTATAAGAAAGCCCATCCTCTTAATTTACTGGCGGAGCGGTCTCATGTAGTTGCTCTCAATGTGCAGTACAGAAAGCGGGCATATGAGCAAATTTCAGAATATGCGAAGGCTTTTGGAATAGATGCATATGTATGCGGCTGTAAAAATCCCGATATTACAGAAGAGCCGTTATGCGGTACTAATTGGGGTAAACATTTTGAAAGGGCATCCAAACAAAAGCAACTGTTTACAACAGATTAA
- the corA gene encoding magnesium/cobalt transporter CorA, with the protein MSKFIKKISKKSGLPPGTLIHIGEKKTEKIKIALIDYNETYFQERVVHTIEECFQFKDKNRNTVTWINIDGIHQIDPLKKLGEHFELHPLILEDILNTDQRPKIEDLGEYIYIVLKTLYYNSKTEEVIIEQISLILGSNFVISFKEKEGDIFIPVIERIRMNKGRRIRKSGADYLAYCLLDAIVDNYFIILEILGEKIESLEERLINHPAPEILHIIYNLRRTMILLRRSVWPLRGVISELEREDSALITESVNLYIKDIYDHTLHVADTLETFREVLSEMVEIYLSGTSNKLNAVMKILTMIATVFMPLTFIAGIYGMNFEFMPELRWKWGYPTVLLLMTAVSISMIIYFKKKKWL; encoded by the coding sequence ATGTCAAAATTTATTAAGAAAATATCAAAAAAGAGCGGCCTTCCCCCTGGAACACTTATTCATATCGGGGAAAAAAAGACTGAAAAGATAAAGATTGCCCTTATAGATTATAATGAAACGTATTTTCAGGAAAGGGTAGTCCATACAATAGAAGAATGCTTTCAGTTTAAGGATAAAAACAGAAATACCGTTACCTGGATAAATATAGATGGTATTCATCAGATTGATCCATTGAAAAAGCTTGGCGAGCACTTCGAACTACACCCCCTTATTCTGGAAGACATCCTGAACACAGACCAGCGCCCTAAAATTGAGGACCTTGGCGAATATATTTATATCGTTTTAAAAACGCTCTACTACAACAGCAAAACTGAAGAAGTAATCATAGAACAGATAAGTTTGATTCTGGGGTCAAATTTTGTTATCTCTTTCAAGGAGAAAGAGGGCGATATTTTTATTCCTGTTATAGAACGGATCAGAATGAATAAGGGTCGTCGCATAAGAAAATCAGGCGCTGATTATCTTGCTTATTGCCTGTTGGATGCAATCGTTGATAATTATTTTATTATCCTGGAAATATTGGGAGAAAAGATAGAATCGTTAGAAGAAAGGTTAATTAATCATCCGGCGCCCGAAATTCTACACATAATTTATAACCTGAGAAGAACTATGATATTATTACGGAGGTCGGTTTGGCCGTTAAGAGGCGTTATCAGTGAATTGGAAAGAGAAGATTCAGCGCTTATTACAGAATCTGTTAATTTGTATATTAAAGATATCTATGATCATACACTCCATGTCGCTGACACCCTGGAAACATTCCGAGAAGTACTCTCAGAAATGGTAGAAATTTATCTCTCCGGTACCAGTAACAAGCTTAATGCCGTAATGAAGATACTTACCATGATCGCAACAGTGTTTATGCCGCTTACCTTTATTGCCGGTATCTATGGAATGAATTTTGAATTCATGCCAGAACTTCGGTGGAAATGGGGCTATCCCACAGTCTTACTTTTAATGACTGCCGTAAGCATCTCAATGATAATCTATTTTAAGAAAAAAAAGTGGCTGTGA
- a CDS encoding SPFH domain-containing protein, with the protein MAIPGEMIVLVVLTIVVFIIAATGIKIIRPWQKGLIERMGKYQRTADSGLTVIIPFVEKMIKVDMREQVVDVPPQAVITKDNVVVDVDAVIYYMVTDPVRVTYNVANYYAAITKLAQTNLRNLIGDLALDESLTSREIINTKLREILDTATDKWGTKVTRVELQRIEPPKDVTEAMHRQMKAERVRRATILEAEGDKQSAILKAEGQAEAIKKVADADKYQKLTVAKGEAEAIQTVFNAIHDGRPTNDLIAIKYLESLEKIADGKASKVFLPYEATGILGSIAGISELLKEKQFSKEEGK; encoded by the coding sequence ATGGCAATTCCGGGTGAAATGATTGTACTGGTTGTTTTAACGATAGTGGTATTTATCATTGCTGCGACAGGGATAAAAATAATCAGACCGTGGCAAAAAGGATTAATCGAAAGAATGGGAAAATATCAGCGTACAGCAGATAGTGGGCTTACTGTTATCATTCCATTCGTTGAAAAAATGATCAAGGTGGATATGCGGGAACAAGTGGTTGATGTGCCGCCACAGGCAGTAATCACGAAGGATAATGTTGTTGTTGATGTAGATGCCGTAATCTATTACATGGTTACTGATCCGGTACGTGTTACCTATAACGTTGCTAATTATTATGCGGCGATTACCAAACTGGCACAAACGAATTTGCGAAATCTGATAGGTGATTTGGCTCTGGACGAATCCCTTACTTCGAGGGAGATAATAAATACCAAATTACGTGAAATCCTTGACACGGCTACTGACAAATGGGGTACAAAGGTCACAAGGGTTGAATTGCAAAGAATAGAGCCTCCCAAAGATGTTACCGAGGCAATGCACCGCCAAATGAAAGCGGAACGGGTAAGGCGTGCCACGATCCTTGAGGCAGAAGGAGACAAGCAGTCTGCTATCCTGAAAGCCGAGGGACAGGCAGAGGCTATAAAAAAAGTTGCCGATGCCGATAAATATCAAAAGTTAACGGTGGCTAAGGGTGAAGCCGAGGCAATTCAAACAGTTTTTAACGCCATACACGACGGAAGGCCTACCAATGATTTAATTGCCATAAAATATCTTGAGTCCTTGGAAAAGATAGCTGATGGCAAGGCTTCGAAGGTGTTTTTACCTTACGAAGCTACCGGGATTCTTGGAAGTATTGCAGGAATCAGCGAGCTTCTTAAAGAGAAACAATTTTCAAAGGAGGAAGGAAAATAG
- a CDS encoding NfeD family protein, whose amino-acid sequence MISNLWWLWIVLAAIFIIGEIFTMGFFLLWFGIGAVVAGILSVLGLSADWQWIVFISISGGLFLISRRFAERFTKKQPPGIGADRFVGEKGIVVEEIDNIKHTGLVKVSNGVWMADSDTGEILAVGEKIEVVKVIGTHLIVRILKGGVEDGNSG is encoded by the coding sequence ATGATCAGTAACTTATGGTGGCTGTGGATTGTTCTGGCTGCCATTTTTATTATCGGCGAGATATTTACAATGGGTTTTTTTCTTCTCTGGTTTGGTATAGGGGCAGTCGTTGCTGGGATTCTTTCCGTTTTGGGATTGAGCGCAGACTGGCAATGGATAGTTTTTATCAGTATTTCAGGCGGCCTTTTTCTTATTTCCAGGAGATTTGCAGAACGGTTTACCAAAAAGCAACCTCCGGGAATCGGAGCCGACCGTTTTGTTGGCGAGAAAGGAATCGTAGTGGAAGAAATTGATAATATAAAGCATACAGGTCTTGTGAAAGTGAGTAATGGGGTATGGATGGCAGATAGCGATACAGGTGAAATACTTGCTGTGGGAGAAAAAATTGAGGTTGTAAAGGTTATCGGAACGCACCTTATCGTGAGAATTTTAAAGGGAGGGGTGGAGGATGGCAATTCCGGGTGA